A region from the Campylobacter blaseri genome encodes:
- a CDS encoding endonuclease/exonuclease/phosphatase family protein, with translation MFKPLKILHNSNKIITNQFISNKFKLVCWNVHKNNKNAKFKKYIEDISVDFLLFQEAKFDDREIIIPNFNYNAAANLELNSKFYGVLTASKIRSTYAKAYLSEGKEGVFGTHKSLLFSTYMFEDMGELLILNIHSINFRENTRFIKELQKLSAIVEFHKGAIIIAGDFNTWNKKRLLVLKELIKSLRLKMVKFDEHNHIKSFMGNQLDFIFYRDLKLINSWVEIDHRLSDHNPLFAEFEKLDNK, from the coding sequence ATGTTTAAACCGCTAAAAATTCTGCATAACTCAAATAAGATTATAACTAATCAGTTTATCTCTAATAAGTTTAAATTAGTTTGTTGGAATGTGCATAAAAATAATAAAAATGCTAAATTTAAAAAATATATTGAAGATATAAGTGTTGATTTTTTACTATTTCAAGAGGCTAAATTTGATGATAGAGAGATTATAATTCCAAATTTCAACTACAATGCTGCAGCAAATTTAGAGCTAAATAGTAAATTTTATGGTGTTTTAACAGCAAGTAAGATCCGATCAACTTATGCAAAAGCCTATCTTTCTGAGGGTAAAGAGGGTGTGTTTGGAACTCATAAAAGCCTACTTTTTTCTACATATATGTTTGAAGATATGGGTGAGTTACTTATTTTAAACATTCATTCTATAAATTTTAGAGAAAATACAAGGTTTATTAAAGAGCTACAAAAACTTTCTGCCATTGTTGAATTTCACAAAGGAGCTATAATTATAGCTGGGGATTTTAATACTTGGAATAAAAAAAGATTACTCGTTCTAAAAGAGTTAATTAAAAGCTTAAGGCTTAAAATGGTGAAATTTGATGAGCATAATCATATTAAATCTTTTATGGGCAATCAGCTAGATTTTATATTTTATAGAGATTTAAAGTTGATAAATTCATGGGTTGAGATAGATCATAGACTATCAGACCATAATCCACTTTTTGCAGAATTTGAAAAGCTAGATAATAAGTAG